In Paraflavitalea devenefica, the following are encoded in one genomic region:
- a CDS encoding LolA-like protein gives MKFLRVSLIALTTLTTSLAGSAQTVDEIINKHLEAIGGKDKLNGMKSLYIESDMDIMGNQALSTTTTLYGKGSRNEIDFNGQKIINCITADKGGWTINPLAGQVTAEDMPAEQANASKPQLYAGGLLLDYAAKGNKVVLAGQEDINGVKAWKLNVTTKEGTNITQYIDPKTWYVLKIVTKLNMGGQDIEQGVTFSDYKKTDYGFVAPYTSAVELPQGMTLNISVKKIEINKDVDPKIFDKP, from the coding sequence ATGAAATTCCTGCGTGTATCCTTAATAGCGCTCACAACCTTAACTACAAGCCTTGCTGGCAGTGCCCAAACGGTGGATGAGATCATCAATAAGCACCTCGAAGCTATAGGCGGAAAAGATAAGCTTAATGGCATGAAATCCCTCTACATAGAATCTGATATGGATATCATGGGAAACCAAGCCCTTAGCACTACCACTACATTATATGGTAAAGGTTCGCGTAATGAAATAGATTTCAACGGTCAGAAAATCATTAACTGTATAACGGCCGATAAAGGTGGCTGGACCATTAACCCCCTCGCCGGCCAGGTTACGGCCGAAGACATGCCTGCAGAGCAGGCCAATGCCAGTAAACCACAACTGTATGCCGGTGGTTTGTTATTGGATTATGCTGCCAAAGGAAACAAAGTAGTGTTGGCCGGGCAGGAAGACATTAATGGCGTGAAAGCCTGGAAATTGAATGTAACAACCAAAGAGGGTACTAACATTACTCAGTATATTGACCCCAAGACCTGGTACGTCCTGAAAATAGTTACCAAACTCAACATGGGTGGCCAGGATATAGAACAAGGTGTTACTTTCTCCGATTATAAAAAAACTGACTATGGCTTTGTAGCACCATACACTTCTGCTGTCGAACTGCCGCAGGGAATGACGCTGAACATAAGCGTAAAGAAAATTGAAATAAACAAAGACGTAGATCCAAAAATATTCGATAAGCCTTAA
- a CDS encoding Crp/Fnr family transcriptional regulator — MSFNHQPTGELVTTILPESPLVVFAHAVHPLSEEAREYANRKCFPYRVKKGEFLVRSGELCPYFYFIQKGILRGYVQDGKKEITTWITAEHELATSITSFHAQQKSFENIQAIEESELIGLHYDDLQYLYNNFPEVNVTGRKLLEKYYRDAEERAYIARLTEATSKYQRFIATKSFMLNRVPLKFIASYLGMTLETLSRIRSKLSHAK, encoded by the coding sequence ATGTCTTTTAACCATCAGCCCACAGGTGAGTTAGTTACCACCATCCTGCCGGAGTCTCCATTGGTTGTTTTTGCCCATGCTGTCCATCCGCTGAGCGAGGAAGCAAGGGAATATGCCAACAGAAAATGCTTTCCCTACCGTGTTAAGAAAGGAGAATTCCTGGTGAGATCAGGCGAGCTTTGCCCTTATTTTTATTTTATTCAGAAAGGTATTTTACGCGGCTATGTACAGGATGGCAAGAAAGAGATTACCACCTGGATCACTGCAGAACATGAGCTCGCTACTTCCATTACCAGTTTTCATGCGCAGCAAAAGTCGTTTGAGAATATTCAGGCGATAGAAGAGAGCGAGCTGATAGGACTGCATTATGACGACCTTCAATATCTCTATAATAATTTCCCGGAAGTGAATGTAACAGGCCGGAAACTGCTGGAGAAGTATTACCGGGATGCCGAAGAGCGCGCCTATATTGCCCGTCTTACCGAGGCGACCTCCAAGTACCAGCGCTTTATTGCCACCAAAAGTTTTATGCTGAACCGGGTACCACTGAAGTTTATTGCTTCTTACCTGGGCATGACACTGGAAACACTGAGCCGCATCAGAAGCAAGTTGTCGCACGCGAAATAG
- a CDS encoding LiaF transmembrane domain-containing protein, producing MQHEDSPEKQATKRSRKNKQGNTLAGILLLVAGGALLLRQFGLSIPHFLFTWPMILIVVGLFIGTQTNFRDFGWLIIFGIGAFCLARNELMPDYDIRRFIVPIILIAVGLVILLAPRNKKWHYRKETKLATLEAGFATDEGGIKADVLDATSIFGNVKKVIYSKDFKGGEVVSIFGGVEIDLSQADIKGPVVLEIVSFFGGAKLIIPPHWEIRPEATAIFGGVEDKRPRQSITSPDKVLILQGTSIFSGIDIKSY from the coding sequence ATGCAACACGAGGATTCCCCCGAAAAGCAGGCAACGAAACGCTCCCGTAAAAACAAACAGGGAAATACCCTGGCCGGTATCCTGCTACTGGTAGCAGGTGGCGCCTTATTATTGCGGCAGTTTGGTCTTTCCATCCCTCACTTTCTGTTTACCTGGCCTATGATCCTGATCGTAGTGGGGCTCTTCATAGGTACACAAACTAATTTCCGCGATTTTGGATGGCTTATTATTTTCGGGATCGGTGCTTTTTGCCTGGCACGTAATGAACTGATGCCCGATTATGATATCAGGCGCTTTATTGTTCCTATTATACTTATCGCTGTAGGCCTTGTTATATTATTGGCTCCCCGGAATAAAAAGTGGCATTACCGCAAGGAAACTAAACTAGCCACCCTGGAAGCCGGATTTGCTACAGATGAGGGAGGCATTAAAGCCGATGTACTGGATGCCACTTCTATTTTCGGAAATGTGAAAAAGGTCATTTATTCCAAAGATTTTAAAGGGGGTGAGGTAGTATCTATTTTTGGCGGTGTAGAGATTGATCTTAGCCAGGCTGATATTAAAGGTCCCGTTGTTCTAGAGATAGTTTCATTTTTTGGCGGCGCAAAGCTGATCATTCCCCCCCACTGGGAAATACGCCCGGAGGCCACAGCTATTTTTGGCGGCGTTGAAGATAAACGCCCCCGTCAATCCATTACCAGTCCCGACAAGGTATTGATCCTGCAAGGAACGTCTATCTTTTCAGGGATAGACATCAAAAGTTATTAA
- a CDS encoding TIM-barrel domain-containing protein: MQKTTLTLVLLFLLTIAQAQKVIVNTVGKDPFNGKADQIVYNAKEGEWTFQSYTVPVIKTTFRPTGYTRGEQVSDAVIAKPQPLTTKITVATAQTVELENNTSIIIQRDKLYYRAGREVKVKSASFFTQGDNNGFRFQLSDQEKFFGGGERALPMDRRGYRFNLYNMAAYGYGLGADNLNFSVPVLISSNGYALFFDNPSKGYFDIGLTDKNLLEAGFQSGELTFYVVFGKNMDEILSNYTAITGRQPLPPRWALGNFVSRFGYRNEEQVQQVVKKMRDNKFPMDGLIFDLFWFGDNIKGTLGNLDWGSTTQWPNPKLMIENFRVKDNLKTVLITEPFILQGSKTYTEATPFLSVDAAGKPYSFTDLYFGNGGLVDIFRKPAQDWFWKYYKKQIGNGVAGWWSDLGEPEKHPKEIMHNLKDYGVNRPMSADEVHNIYGHYWSKMLFEKYRDDYPSTRLFHLNRAGFAGSQRYSVFPWTGDVARNWSGLKSQFPVLLGMSASGLPYVHSDAGGFAMADQADAELYTRWLQFAAFTPIFRPHGTALEDYDKTVKNIPSEPALWDEPTRSIVRNYINLRYQLLPYNYTLSYEQAVLGKPLMRPLYYYSFADADAFKAEDQYYWGDNLLVAPVTSQGATARMLYLPEGKWYNFYDNTLLNGKQWLNQPVDINRIPLFVKAGGFIPLWQADSIKSVETYNSKDISLLYYPSETTSSYTFYDDDGTSTRTLEKADYELITFTGVAQGSNISIDIKTNNEALYKRKQVRKFTILVPATAAFTSITVNSKPAAAAKAIKPISLAGGKFASAVIEFAGKQTKIELK; the protein is encoded by the coding sequence ATGCAGAAAACTACGCTGACCCTGGTCCTTCTCTTCCTGCTTACCATTGCACAGGCCCAGAAAGTAATCGTTAATACCGTTGGTAAAGACCCTTTCAATGGTAAAGCAGATCAGATCGTGTATAATGCCAAAGAGGGCGAATGGACATTTCAGTCATATACCGTTCCTGTTATCAAAACCACCTTCCGGCCCACAGGGTATACCCGTGGAGAACAGGTATCGGATGCGGTAATAGCCAAGCCGCAGCCGCTTACTACCAAAATAACAGTAGCTACTGCACAAACTGTAGAACTGGAAAACAATACCAGCATCATCATACAGCGCGATAAACTCTACTATAGGGCAGGCCGGGAAGTAAAAGTTAAATCAGCTTCCTTCTTTACCCAGGGCGATAACAACGGATTCCGCTTCCAGCTTAGCGACCAGGAAAAATTCTTTGGAGGCGGAGAACGCGCATTGCCCATGGACCGTCGTGGTTACAGGTTCAACCTGTACAACATGGCCGCCTACGGTTATGGCCTTGGCGCCGATAACCTGAACTTCTCCGTACCGGTGCTCATCTCCTCCAATGGCTATGCCTTGTTCTTTGACAATCCTTCCAAGGGGTATTTCGATATTGGCCTTACGGATAAAAACCTGCTGGAAGCTGGTTTTCAAAGCGGCGAACTTACCTTCTATGTGGTCTTTGGAAAAAACATGGATGAAATACTCAGTAACTATACGGCCATCACCGGCAGGCAACCGTTACCGCCGCGCTGGGCATTGGGCAACTTTGTGTCCCGCTTCGGCTATCGCAATGAAGAACAGGTGCAGCAGGTGGTAAAGAAAATGCGCGACAACAAATTCCCGATGGATGGGCTCATCTTCGATCTCTTCTGGTTTGGCGATAACATCAAAGGCACCCTCGGCAACCTCGATTGGGGGAGTACTACCCAATGGCCCAATCCCAAACTCATGATAGAGAACTTCAGGGTTAAAGACAACCTCAAAACTGTTCTTATCACAGAGCCCTTCATTCTGCAGGGATCAAAAACCTATACAGAAGCAACCCCCTTTCTGTCAGTAGATGCTGCCGGTAAACCTTACAGCTTCACCGACCTTTACTTTGGCAATGGCGGCCTGGTTGATATCTTCCGTAAGCCTGCACAGGACTGGTTCTGGAAATACTATAAAAAACAAATTGGCAATGGCGTTGCCGGTTGGTGGTCTGACCTCGGCGAACCTGAAAAGCATCCGAAGGAAATCATGCACAACCTGAAGGATTATGGGGTGAACAGGCCGATGAGTGCAGATGAAGTACACAACATTTACGGGCACTATTGGAGTAAAATGTTGTTTGAGAAATACCGCGATGATTATCCTTCCACACGCTTATTCCATTTGAACAGGGCCGGTTTTGCCGGCAGCCAACGTTATAGTGTTTTCCCCTGGACAGGCGATGTGGCCCGTAACTGGAGTGGACTTAAATCGCAGTTCCCCGTATTGCTTGGTATGAGTGCAAGCGGCCTGCCCTATGTGCATTCAGATGCTGGTGGCTTTGCCATGGCCGATCAGGCCGATGCTGAGTTGTATACCCGCTGGCTACAGTTTGCCGCTTTTACACCCATCTTCCGGCCGCATGGCACCGCACTGGAAGACTATGATAAAACAGTAAAGAATATCCCTTCTGAACCAGCCTTGTGGGATGAACCCACCCGGTCCATCGTGCGTAACTACATCAACCTGCGTTACCAGTTATTGCCTTATAATTATACGCTGAGCTATGAGCAGGCAGTATTGGGCAAGCCGCTCATGCGTCCCTTATACTACTATAGCTTTGCCGATGCTGATGCTTTCAAAGCAGAAGACCAATACTATTGGGGCGATAACTTACTTGTGGCGCCAGTTACCAGTCAGGGCGCTACTGCCAGAATGCTCTACCTGCCCGAAGGGAAATGGTACAACTTCTATGACAATACCCTGCTCAATGGAAAACAATGGCTCAATCAGCCGGTAGATATCAACCGCATACCTTTATTTGTAAAAGCCGGTGGGTTCATTCCGTTATGGCAGGCCGATTCCATTAAATCTGTAGAGACCTACAACTCAAAAGACATCAGTCTGCTCTATTATCCTTCAGAGACTACTTCCTCCTATACATTCTATGATGATGACGGCACCAGTACCAGGACCCTGGAAAAAGCCGATTATGAGCTCATTACTTTTACCGGCGTAGCGCAAGGAAGCAATATTTCCATTGACATCAAAACCAATAATGAAGCCCTCTATAAACGCAAACAGGTAAGGAAATTTACCATACTGGTTCCGGCCACGGCCGCTTTTACTTCTATAACGGTCAACAGTAAGCCGGCGGCTGCAGCCAAGGCCATAAAGCCCATCAGCCTGGCAGGCGGCAAATTTGCTTCAGCAGTAATAGAGTTTGCCGGTAAACAAACTAAAATAGAACTGAAATAA
- the trmD gene encoding tRNA (guanosine(37)-N1)-methyltransferase TrmD — protein MRIDIITVLPELLESPLSHSIMKRARDKGLLEVQVHHLRKWAVNDYGQVDDYQYGGGAGMVMMPEPLANAIESLSQHTRYDEVIYMTPDGETFNQGTANQLSMKENLLIICGHYKGIDQRIRDHFVTKEISIGDYVLSGGELAAAVVVDAVGRLLPGVLNDETSALFDSFQDNLLAPPVYTRPADFRGWKVPDILLSGDLKKIEEWRYEQAVQRTTERKPDLLKD, from the coding sequence ATGCGAATTGACATTATTACCGTTTTACCGGAGTTGCTGGAGAGCCCCTTGTCACATTCTATTATGAAGCGTGCCCGGGATAAAGGATTACTGGAAGTACAGGTGCATCATCTGCGTAAATGGGCCGTTAATGATTACGGGCAGGTAGACGATTATCAATATGGCGGCGGGGCCGGCATGGTGATGATGCCCGAACCCCTGGCCAATGCGATTGAAAGTTTATCACAGCATACCCGCTATGATGAGGTTATTTATATGACCCCTGACGGGGAAACTTTTAACCAGGGTACCGCGAACCAGTTGTCTATGAAAGAAAATTTATTGATCATTTGCGGACATTATAAGGGGATTGATCAACGGATACGGGATCATTTCGTAACGAAAGAGATCTCTATTGGTGATTATGTATTGAGTGGTGGTGAGCTGGCGGCTGCGGTAGTAGTTGATGCAGTAGGAAGATTGTTGCCCGGCGTATTAAATGATGAAACGAGCGCCCTTTTTGACTCTTTCCAGGATAATTTGCTGGCGCCTCCTGTATATACGCGTCCGGCCGATTTCCGTGGCTGGAAGGTACCTGATATTTTGCTGAGCGGCGACCTGAAAAAAATAGAAGAATGGCGTTATGAGCAGGCGGTACAACGTACTACGGAAAGAAAGCCGGATCTGTTGAAAGACTGA
- the ade gene encoding adenine deaminase — MASFSITGLLADVWQKKIYPAEVVVEKGIIQAIRRLAADAPVNEGYILPGFIDSHVHIESSMLVPAEFARLAVLHGTVATVSDPHEIANVCGLPGVEYMIANGKTTPFKFYFGAPSCVPATVFETAGARLDVQEVEILLQKEEVKYLSEMMNFPGVLFKDPEVMQKIAAAQRLGKPVDGHAPGLRGEQAKQYIDAGISTDHECFTAAEALDKLRYGMKILIREGSAAKNFDALIDLLHDHPDNIMFCSDDKHPDSLVAGHINELCARAVAKGIDVFKALQAACVNPVLHYRLAVGLLRVGDPADFIVVKDMEKFEVKATYIDGEEVSRKWARSLTGASGKDNVERPAPINNFNCVPVKADDFIIPYTGQETVPVIEALDGQLITNRIDLPAGWLLDEDLQQLVSNPDKDVLKMAVVNRYQPARPSMAFIRNFGLKAGALASSVAHDSHNIVAVGADDESLVRAINLVIAQRGGVSCYSPGPTSPGGGIPQQELVIALPVAGLMSDEDGYAVANAYTAIDAMAKAMGSRLSAPFMTLSFMALLVIPHLKLSDLGLFDGDQFKLI; from the coding sequence ATGGCAAGTTTTAGTATTACCGGCTTGTTGGCCGATGTGTGGCAAAAAAAGATCTATCCGGCAGAAGTTGTGGTGGAGAAAGGTATTATCCAGGCGATCAGGCGGCTGGCGGCGGATGCGCCGGTGAATGAAGGATATATACTGCCGGGATTTATTGACAGCCATGTACATATTGAAAGTTCGATGCTGGTGCCGGCCGAGTTTGCCCGGCTGGCGGTGCTGCATGGCACAGTGGCTACAGTGAGCGATCCGCATGAGATTGCCAATGTTTGCGGTCTGCCCGGGGTGGAATATATGATCGCCAATGGCAAGACGACCCCGTTTAAGTTTTATTTCGGGGCGCCCAGTTGCGTGCCGGCCACCGTTTTTGAGACTGCCGGCGCCAGGCTGGATGTACAAGAGGTAGAGATCCTGCTGCAAAAAGAGGAGGTAAAGTACCTGAGTGAGATGATGAATTTTCCGGGGGTTTTGTTTAAAGACCCGGAGGTGATGCAAAAGATCGCTGCCGCCCAACGGCTGGGGAAACCAGTAGATGGACATGCTCCCGGCTTACGGGGAGAGCAGGCAAAGCAATATATTGACGCAGGCATTTCTACAGACCACGAATGTTTTACAGCAGCGGAAGCATTGGATAAACTCCGGTATGGGATGAAGATCCTGATACGTGAAGGAAGCGCCGCTAAGAATTTTGATGCCCTGATTGACCTCCTGCATGATCATCCGGATAACATTATGTTTTGCAGCGACGATAAACATCCCGATAGCCTGGTAGCCGGCCATATTAATGAGCTTTGTGCAAGGGCAGTGGCCAAAGGCATTGATGTTTTTAAGGCGTTGCAGGCAGCTTGTGTAAACCCGGTATTGCATTACCGGTTAGCCGTAGGGTTACTGCGCGTGGGTGACCCGGCCGATTTTATCGTGGTGAAGGATATGGAAAAGTTTGAAGTAAAGGCTACTTATATAGATGGAGAAGAGGTGAGTAGGAAATGGGCCCGCTCTTTGACGGGAGCGAGTGGGAAAGACAATGTTGAGCGACCAGCACCGATCAATAATTTTAATTGCGTGCCGGTGAAGGCTGATGATTTTATTATTCCTTATACGGGGCAGGAGACGGTACCGGTGATCGAGGCACTGGATGGCCAACTGATCACGAACCGTATTGACCTGCCGGCAGGCTGGCTGCTGGATGAAGACCTGCAGCAACTGGTGAGCAACCCGGATAAAGATGTTTTGAAGATGGCGGTGGTGAACCGGTATCAACCTGCCCGCCCCTCCATGGCCTTTATCAGGAACTTCGGATTGAAGGCCGGCGCACTGGCCTCTTCGGTGGCCCATGACTCTCATAATATTGTAGCAGTAGGTGCTGATGACGAAAGCCTGGTTCGGGCCATTAACCTGGTGATCGCGCAAAGAGGCGGGGTGAGCTGTTATAGTCCCGGCCCGACCTCACCGGGTGGAGGAATACCTCAACAGGAGTTGGTAATAGCATTACCAGTAGCAGGATTGATGAGTGATGAGGATGGCTATGCCGTTGCCAATGCCTATACGGCTATTGATGCCATGGCCAAAGCGATGGGCTCCCGGTTATCAGCTCCTTTCATGACGTTGTCTTTTATGGCCTTGCTGGTGATACCTCATTTAAAATTAAGTGACCTTGGATTATTTGACGGCGATCAATTTAAATTGATATAG